The DNA sequence ATAATATTTTTGATTAATTTCTAATTGTTTTTTTCGCGTCGTTTCACAAATCAGTGCATCTTCTAAAATTTTACGTAAGGACTCATTTTTCACCTCTTGGAAAGAAACCCTTTTAAGAGCTGACATATTCACCCATTCTTTAAAGCGATTATTAGCATATTCAAGTTCACCATTAATGTTTAAGATAACCATTGGATCTTGAATACTATTCGTAATAATACTAATAATCTGCATGTTGCGACGATTTCTAAATTCTTGTTTTTGAATCAATCGCATTAATTTATTATATTGAACTCCAATAACTTCTTGCTGTTCAATCACCAATGGAGAGATATTGCTCCAATCCCGATGTTCTTGAATGTTAGCAGCGACCTCATCGTATTTTTTAAGTTGATTGAGATACGTCATCGAACGTCCGTATTGCATGATCATTAAAATAAGTAAGATTAGTAAAAATAAAATCGTAACTTGACTATTGTTTTGACTATAAAGATTAGTGATTAATAACAAGGTGAAAACAATATAAAATGAAATAAGTTCATGACGGCTATCAATCATTTGCTTCGTCCTCTAACATATATCCCACTCCACGAATGGTTTTAATTTTAATCCCATAAGGTTTCAATTTATCACGAATTTTAAAAATGTGGACATCGACAATTCGTGTATCACCGTCGTATTCAAATCCCCATAATCGATCGAGTAAAACGTCACGAGAAAGCGCCTGACCTTTATGTTGGATTAAAAACTCTAGTAATTCATATTCTTTAAGTGTAAAATCAACTACTTGATCATCAATTAATACTTCAAATCGACTACTATCTAGCCTAATACGCTGATAGCTTAAATAAGATTTACCTTTCCCTGCAGATAAAACTTCTCTTCTTCTAATAATGGCCTTTACTTTCGAGACAACTTCACGCGATGAGAAAGGTTTAGTCATGTAATCATCAGCCCCTACATCAAGACCAAGAACACGGTCTAATTCATCATCACGTGCTGATAAAATAACAATATAAATTGAATTTC is a window from the Turicibacter bilis genome containing:
- a CDS encoding response regulator transcription factor, translated to MSKKVLVVEDEISIQRILQYDLMQSGFSVDLASDGEEGLQKALADEYDVMLLDVMLPKRDGFSVCKELRNRGNSIYIVILSARDDELDRVLGLDVGADDYMTKPFSSREVVSKVKAIIRRREVLSAGKGKSYLSYQRIRLDSSRFEVLIDDQVVDFTLKEYELLEFLIQHKGQALSRDVLLDRLWGFEYDGDTRIVDVHIFKIRDKLKPYGIKIKTIRGVGYMLEDEAND